Part of the bacterium genome is shown below.
ACGGCAATCGAGTGTGTCGAACCGAATATATACCGTCCGCCCGGCTTGTAGTGTTCCATGGCGTGGGCGACCTCCCTCTTTACATCATCCGGCGTTCCCGAAACGAGCAGCTCGACACTGATTCCGCCCCATGGTACAAACCGTGAGCCGTATCGCTCCTTGATTGCTTCGAGGTCCATGCCCGCAGTGCGCTGAATGGACTGGTAGGCATCATAGCCAGCCTCGACGAACATGTCGAGGAGGAGGTTGTTGTTGCCGCAGGCGTGTTTCATCACGGGCAGTTTGAAGTGTTCGTGGATGTTCCTTACACGGGCCTGTATGCCGGGAAAAACGAATTCCCGGAACATCGCGGGAGAGATGAACGGTCCCTGGGTGCTCGAGAAATCCTGCCCCCAGCCGACGGCATCCTGGCCGTGACGGATGTAATGCCTATCGAGAAGGTTGTTTTTCGCCACTTCGTAACGGATTGCGGCTTTGACCGTTTCGGGATTGTCGAGGTACTCCATGAGGCCATGCGCAAAGCCGCCGCCGCCCTCCTCGAACGAGCCGCCGAGAATCAGGATTCCCACTTCGCTGCCCGAGGGCCCCATGAGGAAACGGTCGCGCCCGAACTCCCCGATAAAGGCATCCACGACCTCGAAACAGCTCTCGTCGGGCGGTTCGATGACGGGCTCTTTGTCGAAATCGGCGGGTGTGAACTGCTTTTTCCCTGCATTGGGGTCATAAACCTTTGTGACATCCGCGGTGACATCTGAAAACTTGTATATGGCGCCATCGCGGAATTCGAAGGTGTTGCCGTCCAGCTTCCGGGGCTTTTCGAACGTGTAATTCTTCGGCGGGGCAACACTCGATGCCATGGCGGAGATATTGATGATGTCGAAACAGTCCATCCTGCGGAAAAACTCGATGCCGTCCTCTTTCCAGCTCTGCACCACCTCATCACGGCGGCCTTCCCAGAATCCGATGGCGGATTTCGCCTTGGCACGGAAATAGGTGTCATGCCCGAGTATCCTGCCGACCGTATCGAAATCGACAGCCCATTCACCCCACGGAACTCTATCGGGGATTTTCCCCGCAAGCACTGATTGTACACGCTCTTTTGAAGTCATCACTGGTCCCCCGGCCTGCGCCGATTGTTTATTTGTAATGTTATGGAAATGTATTTACTTTTTTTCTTTCAGCGGTGAATAAGCATTGACCCGCACTATTCATTAAAATATGATTAACCACAAAGACACAAAGACATGTAATAGGTTATTAATACTATCATTAGTTACGACTTAATCTCGATATCAAAAACGATATATAATATTCAAATCTGCGAAAATCCGTGTTCAATTTATTATTGTGAATGACTCTCATGACTATGATTAATCACAACGAAAGATGAAAAATGTATACAGTTGAAATGGATTCCCGATTAAAGATTCGGGAATGACGTCGTTGCAGCGACTTCCAATGCCGGGCCGAGGTTTCAGCGCCGGGAACCGCAGATACATTTTCAATTAAAACCGGGTTAACATTTTAACTCACCACTCGTTGAAATATGTGTTTTCCTGCATGTCAAGACCAAGACAAATCGTCCTTCGGACGAGCCTTGACATGAACTCGGCAGATGTAAACACGAAGTTAATGTTCCGGCGGATACATAATGATACCAATAGCAGGAACAGATGCCGAAACAAGTTCGGCATGACGTTATCCTATGTCACTGTTTAATCAAGAGAATTCCTCGGAGTTTACTCCAGGGTAAAAACCCCCC
Proteins encoded:
- a CDS encoding uroporphyrinogen decarboxylase family protein, translating into MTSKERVQSVLAGKIPDRVPWGEWAVDFDTVGRILGHDTYFRAKAKSAIGFWEGRRDEVVQSWKEDGIEFFRRMDCFDIINISAMASSVAPPKNYTFEKPRKLDGNTFEFRDGAIYKFSDVTADVTKVYDPNAGKKQFTPADFDKEPVIEPPDESCFEVVDAFIGEFGRDRFLMGPSGSEVGILILGGSFEEGGGGFAHGLMEYLDNPETVKAAIRYEVAKNNLLDRHYIRHGQDAVGWGQDFSSTQGPFISPAMFREFVFPGIQARVRNIHEHFKLPVMKHACGNNNLLLDMFVEAGYDAYQSIQRTAGMDLEAIKERYGSRFVPWGGISVELLVSGTPDDVKREVAHAMEHYKPGGRYIFGSTHSIAVGTKYDNFMTMVDEFQKLRNY